A genomic window from Silene latifolia isolate original U9 population chromosome 11, ASM4854445v1, whole genome shotgun sequence includes:
- the LOC141610975 gene encoding putative disease resistance protein RGA1, producing the protein MITRAAVDDTGVLDGGKLIEVVGLDAIREICSIWGYESQLNDLKDTITTIRKVLLDAESKAQLSHKSQDYIRNLQDAVYDADDLFDEFRTLAELKLHNKDGKLSEKFQEFFSSLLYS; encoded by the exons ATGATTACGAGGGCGGCTGTCGATGATACCGGTGTACTTGATGGCG GGAAACTGATTGAAGTGGTGGGGTTGGATGCCATCAGAGAGATTTGCTCAATTTGGGGATATGAATCTCAGCTTAACGACCTAAAAGACACCATCACCACCATCAGGAAAGTCCTCCTTGATGCCGAGTCTAAGGCCCAACTCTCCCACAAATCACAAGACTATATTCGAAACCTCCAGGATGCTGTTTATGATGCTGATGATTTATTCGATGAGTTTCGTACTCTAGCTGAACTTAAGTTGCACAACAAGGATGGCAAACTCTCTGAAAAG TTCCAAGagtttttttcttctcttttgtacTCGTGA